In [Leptolyngbya] sp. PCC 7376, a genomic segment contains:
- a CDS encoding IS630 transposase-related protein produces MPAPHSLDLRLKAVAAFDKGERKSDICRFFGISRNTLDLWLKRREKIGSVAPKTDYRRGPQPKINDLDAFRAFAEEYGHLTQKEMAEKWPESISDASRREALRKIEFTRKKRPIDIKREIKN; encoded by the coding sequence ATGCCTGCTCCCCATAGTCTTGATTTACGCCTAAAAGCTGTTGCCGCCTTCGATAAAGGTGAACGAAAAAGTGATATCTGTCGCTTCTTTGGTATTAGCCGAAATACGCTAGACCTGTGGCTGAAACGACGAGAGAAAATCGGTTCAGTCGCTCCGAAGACAGATTACCGTCGAGGCCCTCAACCGAAGATTAATGATCTAGATGCTTTTCGTGCTTTTGCAGAGGAATATGGGCATCTAACCCAGAAGGAAATGGCGGAGAAATGGCCAGAGTCTATTAGTGATGCATCCAGACGTGAAGCTCTACGGAAAATTGAATTTACTCGAAAAAAAAGACCTATCGATATCAAGAGAGAGATAAAGAATTAG
- a CDS encoding transposase: MPELIPGQIIILDNASVHPKERIQTLVAKAGCEVIFLPPYSPHLNKIEKFWGRLKKEVSKLIKKTEDLFDAIRIAFCSMS, translated from the coding sequence GTGCCAGAGTTGATTCCGGGTCAAATTATTATTCTGGATAATGCCAGTGTTCATCCAAAGGAAAGAATACAAACATTGGTGGCGAAGGCAGGATGTGAAGTGATATTTTTGCCACCCTACTCACCACACCTGAACAAGATAGAGAAGTTTTGGGGGAGGTTAAAGAAGGAGGTAAGTAAGCTCATCAAGAAGACTGAGGATTTGTTCGATGCCATCAGAATAGCCTTCTGTTCTATGTCCTAA
- a CDS encoding IS630 family transposase: MQQARYDFWQKMQATLAKNLIFIDESGVNLAMTRLRARSEKGKRAYSPKSSKRGKNVSLIGALGFKGMVANYHLLGSTDGLTFEAFISQKLIPNLWAGACVVMDNCSIHLGESVRTMIEAVGAKLIYLPPYSPDFSPIENCWSKLKSTLKSIGARTYLALDKAIEVAFSKITLDDIRCWFTHCCYCTSLD, encoded by the coding sequence GTGCAACAAGCCAGATATGATTTTTGGCAGAAAATGCAAGCGACTCTAGCGAAAAACTTGATTTTTATCGATGAATCGGGCGTGAACTTAGCCATGACAAGACTGAGGGCACGTTCTGAGAAAGGGAAACGAGCTTATAGTCCGAAATCCAGTAAACGAGGCAAGAATGTTTCTTTGATTGGAGCATTAGGCTTCAAGGGAATGGTCGCTAATTATCATCTGCTGGGGAGTACGGATGGATTAACCTTTGAAGCATTCATCAGCCAGAAGTTAATACCAAACTTATGGGCGGGAGCATGTGTGGTGATGGATAACTGTTCGATTCATTTAGGAGAGTCAGTACGCACAATGATTGAGGCCGTGGGAGCTAAGTTGATTTACCTTCCTCCCTATTCTCCAGATTTTTCACCCATTGAAAATTGCTGGTCAAAGTTGAAAAGTACCTTGAAAAGTATCGGGGCAAGAACTTATCTAGCTCTAGACAAGGCAATTGAGGTAGCTTTTTCCAAGATTACCCTTGATGATATTCGATGCTGGTTTACACATTGCTGCTATTGCACCTCACTCGACTAG
- a CDS encoding transposase: MTGEEESSILPKAYSLDLRQKIVDAYERGGVSQSSLARQFGVAKSFVQKLLDQKRLTGSIAPKKRSQQTPPKLNEEHQTILRQLLTKKNDTTLAELCDEMEKRTGLRVANSTMHRTLRRMGYSLKKNILSRP; encoded by the coding sequence TTGACTGGTGAGGAAGAAAGTAGCATCTTGCCGAAAGCCTACTCATTAGACTTAAGACAGAAAATAGTGGATGCCTACGAAAGGGGTGGTGTGAGTCAAAGTAGTCTTGCCCGACAATTTGGAGTGGCGAAAAGTTTTGTACAAAAGCTCCTCGACCAAAAACGACTGACAGGGTCGATTGCTCCGAAAAAACGAAGCCAACAAACACCTCCCAAATTAAACGAAGAGCATCAAACAATATTGCGCCAGTTGCTCACCAAGAAAAACGATACGACGCTAGCGGAACTATGTGATGAGATGGAGAAACGCACTGGTCTCCGTGTGGCCAATAGCACCATGCATCGCACCTTAAGAAGAATGGGATATAGCCTCAAAAAAAACATTCTATCCAGACCTTAA
- a CDS encoding CAP domain-containing protein → MQNYTFVLEVVRLTNEYRAANGLSELSIDLDLQESAQNHSQNMAYQDFFDHIDLDGNRSSDRAINAGYESGFVGENIGAGYITPQDVVNGWINSPGHRANILNSRYNEIGVGYFFLENDTGNENWNSYWTQVFGRGEIEPPFDAFQYGASHADLLQVFGLNSDALVQHYIGSGQSEGRAIDLFDEFRYIASNSDLIVAFGTNGDVATQHYIQNGYYEGRSQDSFNPVKYLASHEDLLNALGNNYELATQHYIQNGYYEGRSQDSFNSSQYLASHNDLLNAFGNNHDLATQHYVDYGYSENRLKDSFFEDIYIASNHDLILAFGYNLSLATEHYLNYGWREQRIIDSFDAATYLGSYSDLQNAFGSNLELATKHYIEHGYFEGRSDSLI, encoded by the coding sequence ATGCAAAATTATACTTTTGTGTTAGAAGTTGTTCGCTTGACAAATGAATATAGAGCCGCGAATGGACTCTCTGAGTTATCAATTGATTTAGATTTACAAGAATCAGCTCAAAATCATTCGCAAAATATGGCGTATCAAGATTTTTTCGATCATATTGACCTAGATGGAAATAGATCAAGTGATAGGGCTATTAATGCAGGCTATGAATCAGGATTTGTTGGAGAAAATATTGGTGCGGGATATATAACTCCACAAGATGTTGTGAATGGTTGGATTAATAGTCCAGGGCATCGCGCAAATATCTTAAATTCTCGTTATAACGAAATTGGAGTTGGATATTTCTTTCTAGAGAATGATACTGGTAATGAAAACTGGAATTCTTATTGGACTCAGGTCTTCGGAAGAGGTGAAATTGAACCACCATTTGATGCTTTTCAATATGGAGCTTCTCATGCTGATTTACTTCAAGTCTTTGGTTTGAATTCAGATGCTTTGGTACAGCATTATATTGGAAGTGGCCAGTCTGAAGGTAGAGCAATTGATTTATTTGATGAGTTTCGTTACATTGCATCGAACTCAGACTTAATTGTCGCATTTGGAACCAATGGCGATGTAGCGACACAACATTATATTCAGAATGGTTATTATGAAGGTCGTTCACAAGATAGTTTTAATCCAGTTAAATACTTGGCTTCACATGAGGATTTACTAAATGCTCTGGGCAATAACTATGAATTGGCTACTCAGCATTATATTCAGAATGGTTATTATGAAGGTCGTTCACAAGATAGTTTTAACTCATCCCAATACTTGGCCTCACACAATGATTTACTGAATGCTTTTGGGAATAATCATGATTTGGCTACTCAACACTATGTTGATTATGGCTATTCGGAAAACCGTTTAAAAGATAGTTTTTTTGAAGATATATACATTGCATCGAATCATGACTTGATTTTAGCGTTTGGTTACAATTTAAGCCTAGCTACAGAGCACTATTTAAATTATGGATGGCGTGAGCAAAGAATTATAGATTCTTTCGATGCTGCTACCTATCTTGGCTCATATTCGGATTTGCAAAATGCTTTTGGAAGTAATCTTGAGCTAGCAACAAAACATTATATTGAACATGGTTATTTTGAAGGTAGATCAGATTCTCTCATTTGA
- a CDS encoding polysaccharide deacetylase family protein — protein sequence MNWTFLISGSFSIFLLVAGILWAQPRWLLRIIQSVSWGVVYFADTDEKAIAFSIDDAPDRETTPLILDILAKHDVKATFFLIANQIEGNEDIVEAITSVGHELGNHMTEDKPSISLSAEEFEYDLLAAQQIITKFAPVKWFRPASGWYSRQIIETAKKHNLAIALGDVFPYDTHILSVNFAVKHILWNVRPGSIVVLHDSGEAGERGHRTVKTLELVLPKLKSQGYKITTLSTLFAE from the coding sequence GTGAATTGGACATTTTTGATATCTGGTAGCTTTAGTATTTTTTTGCTCGTCGCAGGAATTTTGTGGGCGCAACCTCGCTGGCTGTTACGAATAATTCAGTCTGTCTCATGGGGTGTTGTCTATTTTGCGGATACTGACGAAAAGGCGATCGCCTTTTCGATTGATGATGCGCCGGACAGGGAAACGACACCACTAATTCTTGATATCTTGGCAAAACACGATGTGAAAGCCACATTTTTTCTCATCGCCAATCAAATTGAAGGGAATGAAGACATTGTTGAGGCGATCACCAGTGTGGGTCATGAGCTCGGCAATCATATGACAGAAGACAAGCCAAGTATTTCGCTTAGTGCGGAAGAGTTTGAATACGATTTATTAGCGGCTCAGCAAATCATCACCAAGTTTGCTCCAGTGAAATGGTTCCGTCCTGCATCCGGTTGGTACAGTCGACAGATAATCGAAACCGCTAAAAAACATAATTTGGCGATCGCCCTTGGGGATGTGTTTCCCTACGACACACATATTCTTTCAGTTAATTTCGCCGTAAAACATATCTTGTGGAATGTCCGTCCGGGGTCAATTGTGGTGTTGCATGACAGTGGCGAGGCAGGAGAAAGAGGACATCGAACAGTGAAAACTCTTGAGCTTGTACTCCCAAAATTAAAATCACAAGGCTATAAAATTACGACTTTGTCTACACTCTTTGCTGAATAA
- a CDS encoding bifunctional diguanylate cyclase/phosphodiesterase, translating into MDKDRIRELSNSLAVAERRRKETQRLSGVGFWELDHMTGALYWSEEIFTIYGLNSEALSPDYEIFLNLIYDEDRDLVHKTYQDSVKFKTEYSLRYRIKAAGSVKWIEAKGVTLYDEQDQAERSIGTAKDITEIVDAQQQIEHLAYHDALTDLPNRKFFSDRLNAAVELASRDRTNIAVMFIDLDDFKLINDRHGHAVGDEVLISVAHRLQSIVGPNDFFARIGGDEFAGVLVNIQDAEINEAVHHVKRAIEGLYVTQVSTFEITASIGVTMYPKDNVDPEVLLRHSDQAMYQAKEHGKSQMRFFDTEKRQRRLSKRDLQRAIATAIRNDEFVLYYQPKINLSDGILAGAEALLRWFRDGHPYSPMDVITAIQDTDLEWELDNWVIKKALRQSKIFRECSIEGPFSVNINPKTIEAQNFPNQLRSLFADAGVSGKTLELEILEVSSIKNFERTNDLLQQCKALGIRVSLDDFGTGYSSLTHFHALPIDVLKIDKRFIKHLNSDAKSLALVKSILAIAQAHKINVVAEGVESYGVASILKNLGCASGQGYAFAKPMSEADYLLWVQNWSPTKFQERLNTYKCNQVAM; encoded by the coding sequence ATGGATAAGGATCGGATTCGTGAGTTATCAAATTCCCTCGCCGTGGCTGAACGCCGACGCAAAGAAACCCAGCGCTTGTCTGGGGTAGGATTCTGGGAACTCGACCATATGACTGGAGCTCTTTATTGGTCTGAAGAGATTTTTACCATCTATGGATTAAATAGTGAGGCCTTAAGTCCAGATTATGAAATTTTTTTAAATCTGATTTATGACGAGGATCGTGATCTGGTTCATAAAACCTATCAAGACTCAGTCAAATTCAAAACCGAGTATTCTCTCCGGTATCGCATCAAGGCAGCAGGCTCAGTGAAATGGATAGAGGCGAAGGGTGTCACGCTCTACGATGAACAAGATCAAGCAGAGCGATCTATCGGTACTGCAAAAGATATTACGGAGATTGTCGACGCACAACAACAAATAGAACATTTGGCATACCATGATGCCCTCACTGACCTTCCCAATCGCAAATTCTTTTCAGATAGATTGAATGCGGCTGTTGAATTGGCGAGTCGCGATCGCACCAATATCGCGGTTATGTTTATTGATCTGGATGATTTTAAGCTAATCAATGATCGCCATGGGCATGCTGTAGGTGATGAGGTACTTATCAGTGTTGCGCATCGATTACAGAGCATTGTTGGGCCAAACGATTTCTTTGCGAGAATCGGCGGCGACGAGTTTGCTGGAGTATTGGTCAATATTCAAGATGCTGAAATAAATGAAGCTGTACACCACGTGAAACGTGCGATTGAGGGTTTATATGTTACCCAAGTGAGTACATTTGAGATCACAGCTAGCATTGGCGTGACAATGTACCCAAAAGATAACGTTGACCCAGAAGTCCTACTGCGTCATTCAGATCAGGCGATGTATCAAGCCAAAGAACATGGAAAATCACAGATGCGTTTCTTCGATACCGAGAAGCGTCAGCGAAGATTGTCAAAACGAGATTTACAAAGGGCGATCGCCACTGCAATTAGAAATGACGAATTCGTTCTTTATTATCAGCCGAAAATCAACCTTAGTGACGGCATATTAGCCGGAGCAGAGGCACTACTTCGTTGGTTCAGGGATGGTCATCCATATTCTCCGATGGATGTGATAACTGCTATTCAAGATACAGATCTGGAATGGGAACTAGATAACTGGGTCATTAAAAAGGCTCTTAGACAAAGCAAGATTTTTCGTGAGTGCAGCATCGAGGGTCCTTTTAGTGTGAACATCAATCCGAAAACTATTGAGGCTCAGAACTTTCCAAATCAACTACGTTCTTTGTTCGCTGACGCAGGTGTTTCAGGCAAGACTTTGGAGCTCGAAATTTTAGAGGTTTCATCGATCAAAAATTTCGAGCGCACTAATGACCTCCTCCAGCAATGTAAGGCTTTAGGCATAAGGGTATCACTCGATGATTTTGGCACCGGATATTCTTCACTGACGCATTTTCATGCACTTCCCATTGATGTGTTGAAAATAGATAAACGCTTTATCAAACATCTCAATTCTGATGCCAAAAGTTTGGCGCTGGTTAAAAGCATCTTGGCGATCGCCCAAGCCCACAAAATCAATGTTGTTGCAGAGGGGGTAGAGTCGTATGGGGTTGCAAGCATTCTCAAGAATCTCGGCTGTGCTAGTGGACAAGGTTATGCTTTTGCAAAGCCAATGTCCGAAGCTGACTATTTATTGTGGGTTCAGAACTGGTCACCAACTAAGTTCCAGGAAAGGCTAAACACGTATAAGTGCAATCAGGTCGCCATGTAG
- a CDS encoding Crp/Fnr family transcriptional regulator, with protein sequence MNATIQQLKTIHIFSDLNAEVLAELARSSEIDIYQQGEVLIHEGEKFPAKLHVIFCGRFLVSKIALSGKESNLRALSSGEMFAAPALFGDGIAPATVTALQDSQIITIDKSALIKTIQTAPEVALHILHYFNQRLQEMHQTIHGLISEKAVIRLARLIQYTARQYGVQETKKGACLKARLPHQQMARMVGITYEESVRIVKKELATIILYERGGIITIQDSSAFESLLF encoded by the coding sequence ATGAATGCAACCATCCAGCAGCTGAAGACGATTCATATATTCTCAGATCTTAATGCCGAAGTTTTAGCCGAACTTGCCCGCTCGTCCGAAATAGACATATATCAACAAGGCGAAGTATTGATCCATGAAGGAGAAAAATTTCCCGCTAAACTCCATGTGATTTTTTGCGGTCGTTTTCTCGTTAGCAAAATAGCTCTATCTGGTAAAGAATCGAACCTACGCGCCTTATCCAGTGGTGAAATGTTTGCGGCACCTGCTCTCTTCGGTGATGGTATTGCACCTGCCACGGTTACAGCTTTACAAGATTCTCAGATTATCACCATCGACAAATCAGCCTTAATAAAAACGATTCAAACTGCCCCAGAAGTTGCTTTGCATATCCTGCATTATTTCAACCAGCGTTTACAGGAAATGCACCAAACGATTCATGGCCTCATTTCAGAAAAGGCAGTCATTCGATTAGCGCGTCTGATCCAATATACTGCCCGTCAATATGGCGTTCAAGAAACAAAAAAAGGAGCTTGCCTTAAGGCAAGACTCCCTCATCAACAAATGGCTCGTATGGTTGGTATTACCTATGAGGAATCTGTACGCATTGTAAAAAAAGAATTAGCTACAATCATTCTTTACGAAAGAGGTGGAATTATAACCATCCAAGACTCTTCGGCTTTTGAATCGTTGTTATTCTAA
- the nrtS gene encoding nitrate/nitrite transporter NrtS — MMGKFVSMLADRRARAISLRVAIVVGSTLFAINHGHALATNKMTRNRWFSGLLTYCVPYLVSLHGQYQGTDHENKG; from the coding sequence ATGATGGGAAAATTTGTCTCGATGCTCGCTGATCGCCGTGCCCGTGCAATATCTCTTCGTGTTGCCATAGTAGTTGGCTCCACACTATTTGCGATTAACCACGGCCATGCCCTAGCGACAAATAAGATGACTCGCAATCGTTGGTTTTCTGGATTACTTACCTATTGTGTCCCTTATCTGGTGAGTCTGCATGGCCAATATCAAGGCACAGATCACGAAAACAAAGGCTAG
- a CDS encoding globin family protein → MSLNTELLETSFALLRDHKTEFTQHFYHHLFADYPQVKPLFKETQMDKQAAKLFASLVLVVDNLKKTDTLTHALQGLGTRHVKYGVLPEHYPMVGRTLLKAMAIALDEQWTTEFSEAWAEAYATITEIMLDGLEYPAVILDPESALANSPS, encoded by the coding sequence ATGTCTTTAAATACTGAACTCCTAGAAACAAGCTTTGCTTTACTGCGTGATCACAAAACCGAATTCACCCAGCATTTTTATCACCATCTCTTCGCAGACTACCCACAAGTAAAGCCATTGTTTAAAGAAACTCAAATGGACAAGCAGGCTGCAAAATTGTTTGCATCCCTCGTACTTGTCGTGGACAATCTCAAAAAAACAGACACATTAACCCATGCGTTACAAGGGCTGGGTACCAGACATGTAAAATACGGCGTTTTGCCTGAACATTATCCAATGGTAGGTCGTACTCTCCTCAAGGCAATGGCGATCGCCCTCGATGAACAATGGACAACCGAATTTTCTGAAGCCTGGGCGGAAGCCTATGCCACCATTACAGAAATAATGCTGGACGGACTAGAATATCCAGCTGTTATCCTCGATCCAGAGAGTGCTTTGGCCAATTCACCTTCGTAA
- a CDS encoding pentapeptide repeat-containing protein translates to MKKSLFLSCFVGILAIAPVTRAENLSHLSQLFSTRSCQNCDLTATGLVNAKLGRVDLTGSDLRQANLSGADLSLANLSGADLTGASLAGANMAGANLEGAILDGADLRGTYLSGANFTNTSLNTYYVTRAVGLLEANVSAERLYQWGFIESESNNHRMAITYYNYAADIDPDNGAIYLSRAIASFKLKDYYSAQQDVTFARSLFEARGSQVGIDASDRLLAQIDLAVNPDSGSGNSFGNVVGTITSMLFRLFF, encoded by the coding sequence ATGAAAAAGTCTTTATTTCTCTCCTGTTTTGTCGGTATCTTGGCGATCGCCCCTGTGACGCGTGCAGAAAATCTCAGTCATCTGAGCCAGCTTTTTTCGACTCGGAGCTGCCAAAATTGTGACCTCACTGCCACAGGACTCGTCAATGCAAAATTAGGACGAGTAGATCTGACAGGTTCAGATCTCCGGCAAGCTAATCTCAGTGGTGCAGATCTCAGCTTGGCCAATCTCAGTGGCGCAGACTTAACCGGTGCATCCTTAGCTGGTGCCAACATGGCAGGGGCAAACCTTGAAGGAGCAATCCTTGATGGTGCAGATTTACGAGGAACTTATTTATCCGGCGCCAATTTTACGAATACATCTCTCAATACCTATTACGTCACACGTGCCGTAGGGTTGCTGGAGGCCAATGTTTCGGCTGAGCGACTTTATCAATGGGGCTTTATCGAATCGGAAAGTAATAACCATCGTATGGCGATTACCTATTACAACTACGCCGCAGATATTGATCCTGATAATGGTGCCATTTATCTTTCACGGGCGATCGCCAGTTTTAAGCTAAAAGACTATTACAGCGCCCAGCAAGATGTTACTTTTGCACGCTCCTTATTTGAAGCCAGAGGATCACAAGTAGGCATAGATGCGAGCGATCGCCTCCTTGCCCAAATTGACTTAGCAGTAAACCCTGACAGTGGCTCCGGCAATAGCTTCGGAAACGTTGTTGGCACAATCACTTCAATGCTCTTCCGACTCTTCTTCTAA
- the sbcC gene encoding exonuclease subunit SbcC has protein sequence MTPLKLTLQNFLSYRDATLDFTGFHTACICGVNGAGKSSLLEAVTWAIWGESRTAAADDVIHSGETDVRVDFEFENNQQIYKIIRMRSRGKAAALQFQVRSDAGEFKALSTKGIKDTQNYIVRELKLDYDTFINSAYLRQGRADEFMLAKPAKRKEILGNLLKLEQYEILAQQAKERAKEFKIQGDALEQSLEPKQIQLDTRPSVEAELENANQAIAQLKTQQEKTRTNLKELQKIANQRQAWEQQLSLQQQDLQRRQDELARLGQDLGRSQAELANNQALLDQTETINQQFEHWQALQKAEDAFAEKFRQYQELQQQYQQAEQQLQQQEGTLQISIRRTQARLEDLAQRQIEEEKIIAEAPKIEKALVSLEKARIELNRLDSLQHQVSPLLQRRFTLENQIVQASEKLKVRLESLSNDRENLSQQIAQIPEQREKLQHLDAQLVTLDKKKTYQDRVRNKRLEQAQLKERLQASQQNCHQQLEELQQKLSLLQTPDATCPLCDQDLDHDHREHVIQKTQDRQTATEAEIWRLKEQLLRCDQDLGKFESELGELKLELDNYAACEQQFFKIEAELERNNNIQKTLQSLEIEIDQLGRSLNLEAYAEDLRAELGEVKTQLETLRYDERSHAIAREDEKKWRWAEIRKSKIDDATHRLEKIQRQQPELQWQLQQTEQELAQLRDHSPLQTQLEQIAANITALDYNSEQHQALTQQIRTAQVWQLRHQELQQAIARHPQLETRLQELQQAQQSCQKDFEQIETQMQTTREAIAQFADHGSEIEQLEAQIQHRRQELDHLLAHQGQLQQSLQQLQTLADEYEDSKLELTEIRRQHRIYKELGSAFGKNGIQTLLIENALPQLEAETNQILSRLTGNQFHVQFLTQKARKGNRKKITSKMIDTLDIVIADARGTRSYETYSGGEAFRINFSIRLALAKLLAQRSGMALQMLVIDEGFGTQDAEGCARLIAAINAIADDFACILAVTHIPQFKEAFQSRIEVYKSKQGSQIRISN, from the coding sequence ATGACTCCCCTCAAACTGACCTTACAAAATTTTTTGAGCTATCGCGACGCAACGCTCGATTTTACGGGATTTCACACAGCTTGTATTTGTGGGGTGAATGGTGCAGGAAAATCCTCTCTGCTTGAAGCTGTCACTTGGGCAATTTGGGGAGAAAGTCGGACGGCAGCAGCGGATGATGTGATCCACAGTGGCGAAACAGATGTTCGGGTTGATTTCGAGTTTGAAAATAACCAGCAGATTTACAAAATTATTCGGATGCGATCACGCGGTAAGGCTGCTGCATTGCAATTTCAAGTGCGTTCGGATGCGGGTGAGTTTAAGGCTCTGTCTACAAAAGGCATCAAGGATACGCAAAATTACATCGTGCGGGAACTGAAACTGGATTACGACACGTTCATTAATTCGGCTTATTTGCGGCAAGGGCGAGCAGACGAATTTATGTTGGCAAAACCCGCTAAACGTAAGGAAATCCTTGGTAATCTCCTTAAGCTTGAACAATATGAAATTCTTGCCCAGCAAGCAAAAGAACGGGCAAAAGAATTCAAAATTCAAGGGGATGCGCTTGAACAAAGTTTAGAACCCAAACAAATACAGCTGGATACGCGACCTTCAGTAGAAGCAGAACTCGAAAACGCCAACCAGGCGATCGCCCAACTCAAAACGCAACAGGAAAAAACCCGTACTAATCTCAAAGAACTCCAAAAAATTGCGAATCAACGCCAAGCTTGGGAGCAACAATTATCGTTGCAACAACAGGATTTGCAACGCCGACAAGATGAACTTGCAAGGTTGGGTCAGGATTTGGGGCGATCGCAAGCCGAATTAGCGAATAATCAAGCATTACTCGATCAAACAGAAACCATTAACCAGCAATTTGAGCACTGGCAGGCGTTGCAAAAAGCTGAGGATGCTTTTGCCGAGAAATTTCGGCAATATCAGGAGCTTCAGCAGCAGTACCAACAAGCAGAGCAACAACTTCAGCAGCAGGAAGGTACGTTGCAAATCAGTATCCGGCGGACACAAGCACGGTTAGAGGATTTGGCGCAGCGACAAATTGAAGAAGAAAAGATTATTGCTGAAGCACCAAAGATCGAAAAAGCTTTAGTTTCTCTCGAAAAAGCCCGCATCGAATTAAATCGTCTCGATAGTTTGCAACATCAGGTTTCGCCGCTACTCCAGCGCCGCTTCACCCTCGAAAATCAGATTGTGCAAGCTTCAGAAAAACTAAAAGTTCGATTGGAATCTCTCTCGAATGATCGGGAAAACCTCAGTCAGCAAATTGCCCAAATCCCTGAGCAGCGTGAAAAGTTGCAACATTTAGATGCGCAACTGGTGACGTTGGATAAGAAAAAGACCTATCAGGATCGGGTGCGTAATAAACGATTAGAGCAAGCTCAACTGAAGGAAAGGTTGCAGGCAAGCCAACAAAATTGTCATCAACAGCTTGAAGAATTACAGCAGAAACTCAGTCTGTTACAAACACCAGATGCCACTTGTCCGTTGTGCGATCAAGATCTTGACCATGACCACCGTGAACATGTAATTCAAAAGACTCAGGACAGGCAAACGGCAACTGAGGCAGAAATTTGGCGACTGAAGGAACAGCTTTTACGGTGTGACCAAGATTTGGGCAAATTTGAGTCAGAACTTGGCGAGCTGAAACTTGAGCTGGATAATTATGCGGCTTGTGAACAGCAATTTTTCAAAATTGAGGCAGAACTGGAACGTAATAACAATATTCAAAAAACGCTGCAAAGTTTAGAAATAGAAATAGATCAACTTGGGCGATCGCTGAACCTCGAAGCCTATGCAGAAGATTTGCGAGCAGAATTGGGTGAAGTAAAAACGCAATTAGAAACGCTGCGGTATGACGAACGAAGCCATGCGATCGCCCGTGAAGATGAAAAAAAATGGCGATGGGCAGAAATCCGCAAAAGCAAAATCGATGATGCCACCCACCGTCTCGAAAAGATTCAACGGCAACAACCGGAATTGCAATGGCAACTCCAGCAAACGGAACAAGAATTAGCTCAATTGCGCGATCATTCACCTCTGCAAACACAGCTTGAACAAATTGCGGCGAATATTACTGCTCTCGATTACAACTCGGAACAGCACCAAGCTTTAACTCAGCAAATTCGTACAGCTCAGGTGTGGCAACTGCGTCATCAGGAATTACAACAGGCGATCGCCCGCCATCCCCAACTAGAAACTCGCCTTCAAGAACTTCAGCAAGCCCAGCAATCTTGTCAAAAAGATTTTGAGCAGATCGAAACGCAAATGCAAACCACGCGCGAGGCGATCGCCCAATTTGCGGATCATGGCAGTGAGATTGAACAACTCGAAGCCCAAATTCAACATCGTCGCCAAGAACTCGATCATTTATTGGCGCACCAAGGGCAACTGCAACAATCTCTGCAACAATTGCAAACCCTCGCCGATGAATACGAAGACAGCAAACTTGAACTTACTGAAATCCGTCGCCAACATCGCATCTATAAGGAATTGGGAAGTGCTTTCGGGAAAAATGGCATTCAAACATTGCTGATCGAAAATGCCTTACCCCAACTCGAAGCTGAAACGAATCAAATCTTGTCGCGGCTGACCGGGAACCAATTTCATGTGCAATTTCTTACCCAAAAAGCTCGCAAGGGCAATCGCAAAAAAATCACTTCAAAAATGATCGATACCCTTGATATCGTGATCGCCGATGCGCGGGGAACCCGTTCCTACGAAACCTATTCTGGTGGTGAAGCCTTTCGGATTAATTTTTCGATTCGCCTTGCCCTTGCAAAACTCCTGGCCCAGCGATCGGGGATGGCGTTACAAATGCTGGTGATTGATGAAGGGTTTGGGACGCAGGATGCCGAAGGTTGTGCTCGACTGATTGCCGCTATTAATGCGATCGCCGATGATTTTGCCTGTATCCTTGCCGTGACTCATATTCCTCAATTTAAAGAGGCTTTTCAGAGTCGCATCGAAGTTTATAAGAGTAAACAAGGCTCCCAAATTCGTATTAGCAATTAA